The Planctomycetota bacterium genomic sequence GACGATGAAGGTCGACGAGACGATTTTGCTCACGCAAAACGTCGAGGCCGACCTGCGCCGCGTGACCGATGGGAACCTGCCCGACGTGGTGATCGACGCCACCGGCTCGAACGTGTCGATGTCGGCGGCGTTCGGCTACGTAGCGCCGACGGGGCGGTTGGTCTACGTCGGCATCACGACCGGCGAGGTGACGTTCAAGCACCCGGTCTTCCATCGCCCCGAGGGGACGCTGCTTTGTAGCCGCAATGCCCTGCCGCCCGACTTCACGCGAATTATCAAGTTGATCGAAGATGGCCAGATCGACACCCGGCCGTGGATCACGCACCGGACGCCGATCGACGGGCTGATCGCGGCCTTCCCGTCGTACACCCGCCCCGAGACCGGCGTGATCAAAGCGGTGGTGGAAGTGTGTTGAGGGGGGAGAAGAGGGGCTAGGGACTAGGGGTTAGGGGCTAGGGCGGCGAGAGCCGCGAGTTGGTGAGCACGGCGTTCAGTCGCCGGTTTTTGTCGCCCCTTGCGGACGTGCCTGCGCGCTGGCGTAATAGGGGGCGCTGCGAGCAGCGAGCGATTAGCCCGTAGGTCAGGCCTTGGCCTGACGGAGGCTCGTTAAAGCCACTTGTCAGGCCAAGGCCTGACCTACAAATCTAGCGATTAGATCGACAAGAAGTCTGAACCGTCTCTCTGGCTAATCGCTAATTGCTAATCGCTCCGCCCAACAACTGACCACGGACCACTGACAACGGACCAACAAAAAATGCTCACGCTCGGTAAATACTCGTTCGGCATGGGGGATCGCTTTGCACATCAGGCCGAGGCCCAGTTACGGGCTTGCCTCCGCGCCGCCGAACAAGGGGTCGACATCGTCCCCGTCTGGAACAAGTCGTACCGCGAACACACCACCGTCGGCTCCGAACCGCCGAGCGTGTTGGCCGCCGCCCAGGCTGCCGTCACCAAGCTCGGTTGGAAGCGGCCGTTCCATATCGACGCCGATCACATTCGGCTCGAAACGGTCGACGGCTTTATCGGCACCAGCGACTTCTACACCGTCGACGTGGCCGAATCGATCGGCAAGCCGGCCGATCCGGTCGCGGTCCGCCAGTTTGCCGACGCCCACCCGCAACTGGTCGGGCGCATTTCCATTCCCGGCATCGCGCAACCGTTCGAGATTTCGCGCGCCGACGTCGAGCGGATCGCGGGCAAGTATCTCTTGGCGGTTCAGGAAGCCGGCCGGATCTACCGGCACATCGCCGAGAAGAAAGGGACCGACAAGTTCATCACCGAAGTCTCGATGGACGAGACCGACAGCCCGCAGACTCCGCCGGAGTTGTTGGTGATCCTGGCGGCGATCGCGGCCCAAAAAATTCCGATCCAGACGATCGCCCCCAAGTTCACGGGGCGGTTCAACAAGGGGGTCGACTACGTCGGCGATCTAGTCCAATTCGAGAAGGAATTCCACGACGACCTGGCGGTGATCGCCTATGCGGTCGCGCAGTTCGGCTTGCCCAAGAACTTGAAGCTGAGCGTCCACTCGGGAAGCGACAAGTTCTCGATCTATGGGCCAATTCGGCGTTGCCTGGCCAAGTTCGACGCCGGCTTGCACATCAAGACGGCCGGCACGACGTGGTTGGAAGAGTGCATCGGTCTGGCCGAAGCAGGGGGCGACGGGTTGAAGGTGGCCAAGGAAATCTACGCCAAGGCGCTCGACAAGCGCGACGCCCTGTGTGCCCCCTACGCCACGGTGATCGATATCGACCCGAAGAAGTTACCGCCGGTTGAGCAAGTGAACGATTGGAGCAGCGAGCAGTTCGTGGCGGCGCTAAGGCACGACCCGAAATGCCCCGACTTTAACCCGCACCTGCGGCAATTGATTCACGTCGGCTACAAGATCGCGGCGCAGATGGGTGACAAGTACCTGAATTGCTTGCAGACCTGCGAAACGACGATTGCCAAGAACGTGACGGGCAATTTGTATGACCGACATTTGAAGCCGTTGTTTCTTTGAGGAAGTTGCTAGCGGCTAGTTCCTAGTTGCTAGTAAAAACCCTCCACCTGATGCCTTTCCCTAGCAACTCGCAACTAGCAACCAGCAACTTTTCTCCCCCATGAAATCCGCCGTCACCATCAGCCTCGTCAACGAAGCCCGCGGGGGGCCGTTTGTTTTTTGGGACGACCTGCCCGGGGCGTGTCGCGTGGCCCGCGAGTTGGGCTTCGACGCCATCGAGTTGTTCGCACCCGGTCCCGACGCGGTCGAGCCGGCGACGCTGCGCCGGTTGCTCGATGAGTATGGTTTGAAGCTGGCCGCGGTTGGCACCGGCGCCGGCTGGGTGAAGCACAAGTTGAATCTGTGCTTGCCCGACGCCGAGGCACGGCGCAAGGCCGCCGCGTTCATCCGCTCGATGATCGACTATGGCGGATCGTTCGGCGCGCCGGCGATCATCGGCTCGATGCAAGGTTGCTGGGGCGATACGATCGACGCGGCGACGGCGCACGGCTGGTTGGCCGAGGCGCTGCACGACCTGGCCGAGCATGCCCGCAAGTATGGCGTGCCGCTCGTCTACGAGCCGTTGAATCGTTACGAAACCAACATGGCCACCACGGTCGAGCAGGGGCTGCAGGTGATCAGCCGGGCGCGGACCGACAACCTGGTGTTGCTGGCCGATTTGTTCCATATGAACATCGAAGAGGTCGACATCGCGGCGGCCCTGCGCGCCGGCGGCAGCAAGATCGGCCACGTTCATTTTGTCGACACGAACCGTCGGGCAGCCGGCTTGGGGCACATGGAGTACGCCCCGATCATTGCCGCGCTGCGATCGATCGATTACCAAGGATACTTGTCGGCCGAAGTCCTCTCCTGGCCCGACGCGACCGGAGCGGCGATGCAGACGATGGTGGCGTTTAATAAGTTGCTAGTTGCTGGTTCCTAGCAGCTAGTAAAGACCTTCCATCTGATGCCTTTCACTAGCAACCAGCAACTCGCAACTAGCAACTTCTTTCCCCATGCTCAAACACAAACTCATCCATCCCCAGTTAAACGAGATTCTTGGCCGGGCCGGCCATCATTCGAAGGTGTTGATCGCCGACGGGCATTACCCGGCGTCGAGCAAGCGCGGCCCCAACGCCGAGTTGGTGAGCTTGAACCTGATGCCCGGCGTGGTGACGTGTACCCAGGTGCTCGAGGCGATCCTCTCGGCCGTGGCGGTCGAGGAGATCAATACGATGATGTACGAGCTCGAGGGGCCGTACGCCTTGAAGTCCGATCCGCCGGTCTGGGACGAGTATCGCGCGGTCATCAAGCGCGAAAAGCTTGGGGTCGAACTCAGGCCGATCGAGAAGTGGAGCTTCTACGACGCGGTGGCCACGCCGGACCATGTCCTGACGGTGCAAACCGCCGACCTGCAGCGCTATGCCAACGTGCTGCTAACGATTGGTGTGAGAATGAATTAAAAGTTGCGAGTTGCTGGTTGCTAGTTGCTAGGGAAATGCGTCCACTGGATTGTCTTAACTAGCCGCTAGCAACCAGCAACTAGCAACTTTTCTATACGAGGCCCCCATGCACTTCGCACGCGCTCGCTGGGTGTTCGCTCTGATCCTCGGGCTGTTCGTGTCGGCTTTCGCTGTGTTGGCGGCCGCTGACGATGCCAAGGCGCTGAAGCCGGGTGACAAGGTCACCTTCGAGCGGGCTGGTCAGAAGGAGACCGGCGAGTTCATCGAATACACCAAGCCTGGTTGGCTGCGCCTGAAGGTGATTAACAAGCAGGGCAAAGAGATCACGATCAGCGTGCCGCCGGAAAAGGTTGACGGGCAAGGGGGCGCGAAGGTTCGGGTCGAACGGCCGCGGCCAGACCGATCGGCCACCGACAAGCCAGCCACTCCGCAGAACCCTGACGGCGCGCCAGCCGAACGACCTGGACGACCGATGGTCGGGCCCGGTGGGCGACCGGGCTTTGGCCCTGGCATGCGCCCTGGTTTTGGACCTTTGGGACGCGGCGCGCTGCCGCCAGGAGGCGCGCCAACCGTCGGCGCGGCTAAGCCGACCAGCGAACCCTTCAACGGCGACGCGATTCCGAAAGCGGGAGACGAGCTCGCCGGCGATCGACTGGCGCTGCAGGGGGCTTGGGAGCCGTTGGTCGCGCAGGTCGATGGCAAGATCATGCCGAACGCGGACCTGTACAAGTTCAAAGTCAATTTCAGCCCGCTCGAAATCACCTGGACGCTTAGCGAGTTTCGGTTCAGCGTCGACGCCAGCTCGAGCCCCAAGCGAATCAAGATCTGGGATGCCAAGAACCCGATCAAGAACGGGCGCAAAGGGATTTACGAGCTCGACGAAGGTGCGTTGAAGATTTGTCTGAACAGCAGCATTGATGACCCCTGGCCCCAACAGTTCGACAACGTCGAGGGGAGCCGGTTCATCTATCTGATCTGCAAGCGCGCAGGCGCAGCGCCGGCCGTGGCGTCGGCGTCATCATCGCCGCCGCCGGCCGCAGCTTTGCGCGCGGCCACGCCTGCGGAGCGCCAGGCGATCAACACCTTTGTCGAGCGCGCGGCCAACCTGCTCGACGCCGAGAAGTACGACGAATTCGTGGAACTGGCGATCCCGGCCGCGTTGGTCAAAGGGGCCACCGCCGATGGTCGTCAGCAGCAGATGGGCTTCTTGAAAGAGGTGCGAGAGAAAATGGCAATCACGCTCCGAGCGCTGAAGAACATTGACCCACGGATGAACGAAGGGGGTACGGTAGCCACGTTCGACGCCAGCAAAGTCACCACCGGTATCCCGGCCCCGTCCATCAAGCTCGAGTTGATCGACGGCCGCTGGTGTTTGGGGAAATGAGAAAAGTTGCGAGTTGCTGGTTCAAAAAGTTGCTGGTTGCTAGTTGCTAGCGGCTAGTAAAGACACACCACTAGACGCCTTTCGCTAGCAACTAGGAACCAGCAACTAGCAACTTCTCCCCCCCATGCTCGACTCCCATCAGCACTTCTGGCAACTGAGTCAGCCGTTCAATTATGCGTGGCTTCGCGCGCCGGAATTGGCGCCGATCTGTCGGGACTTTCTGCCCGAAGATATCCTGCCGCACTTAAGGGTGACCGGCATCGCGCGGAGCATCTTCGTGCAAACCCAGCACGACCTGGCCGAGAACCGCTGGGTCTTGGGACTGGCCGAGCGTTACGACTTTGTGGCCGGCGTCGTTGGCTGGGTCGATTTGGCCAGCCCAGCTTGCGCCGATCAGTTGGCCGAGTTCCGCGCGCACCCCAAGTTCGTCGGCGTGCGCCACGTCACCCAGGATGAACCGGACGACGACTTCATCATTCGCCCCGATGTGCTGCGCGGCCTGCGCGTGCTGGAGCGGGCCGGCGTGCCGTTCGATCTGCTGTTCTACGTCAAGCATTTGAAGCACGCGGCCACGGTCGCACGCCACGTCCCGACGTTGCCGCTGGTGATCGATCATCTGGCCAAGCCGCGTGTCCGCGAGCACGCGCTCGACGATTGGCTGCCGGCGTTCCGCGCGGCGGCGGCATGCCCGAATGTCTATTGCAAGCTGTCGGGGCTGGTGACCGAGGCGGCTTGGCACGCCTGGACCGTGGCCGACTTGCAGCCGTACGTCGCCGCGGCCTTGGCGCTGTTCGGACCCGAGCGGCTGATGTTTGGCAGCGACTGGCCGGTCTGCGAGTTGTCGGCCAGCTACGAAGAAGTGTTCGCCAGCATGCGACAGGCGCTGGCCCCCTTGAGCGCCGCCGAGCGCGAACAAATCTTCGGCGGCACGGCCGCGAAGTTCTATCGCTTACCGGCGTAAATCGACGAGACGGCGCACGCGACTTGGCCAGACGTTATACTCAGCGGTCGCTGTCGCTCGACTTTCCTGCCCGTTCCCTGCTGGAGGATGCTCCATGTCTCGCGCACCTTTCGTCTGGACCGCCGCGTTATTGTTCGCCGCTCCCTCGCTCACGTTGGCGCAGCTTCCGAATGATCCGAGCGCGCCCAAGATTCCGCGCGGCGGCGTTCCACCGCTGCCGGGCGAAATACTGCGGCCGGCGATGCGCGAGCCGGTGACCTTGTTTGACGTGACGACTGCCGGCGGCATCGAACTGTGGCCAGGCAAGGCACCCAGCGAGACTGGCAAGATTGAACCCGAGAAGCTTAGCGTTGGCCGACCGGGCCAGCCCCCCGAGCGCGTCGAAAACGTCACGCAGCCGACGATCACGATCTATGCTCCGCCGGCCGAGTGGCGCAACGGCGCGGCAATCATCGTCGCGCCCGGCGGCGGCTACCGGATGCTCGCCTGGAACAAGGAAGGGGTCGAGATCGCCCAGTGGGCCAACTCGCTGGGCATGGTGGCGGCGGTACTCAAGTATCGCGTGCCACGCCGCGAAGGACAGCCCGAGGCCGGCCCGCCGCTCCAGCCGTTGCAAGACGCGCAGCGCGCGCTCAGCTTGCTGCGCGCGCACGCCAGCAAGCTGCAAATCGACCCGACCAAGATCGGCATGATCGGCTTTTCGGCGGGGGGGAGCCTGGCCGCGAATCTGTCATGCAACTACGCCCACCGAGCTTACGAATCGATCGATGACTCGGATCGTTCGAGTTGCCGGCCCGACTTTGCCGCGTTGATCTACGGCGGCGGTATCGTCGACAAGGCCACCGGCAAGCTCGGCGCGCAATTCAAGGTCGACAAGCAGACCCCGCCGATGTTCTTTGCCGTGGCGGGTGACGATCTATCAGCCGCCGACAACAGCATTCAGTTGTACCAGGCAGTCCGGGCCGAAAAGCTGCCGGCCGAACTGCACGTCTACTCGCGGGGCGGCCACGGGTTCGGCATGCGCGCCGTGCCCGGCACCGCGGCGGCCACCTGGCCCGCGGCCTGTGAGCAATGGCTCCGCGACATCGCGGTCTTGCCGGCCCCTTCGGCCGCTTCCAAGTAAGTTAGCCACGGAGACACGGAGGCCTGCACGGAGAAGGCAGTGGGGCAAGGGTGACGAATAACCAATGACCAAGTCGCAATGACCAAAAAAGCGGACTCGTTGAGTAAATTGGTCATTGGTGCTTGGACATTGGTCATTAACATTCATTCCATTCTCCGTGCTTCACTCCGTGCCCCCGTGTCTCTGTGGCAAAAAAAGAGCCTGAGCCAACGTGAACCAGCCTGCTGAAACGACGGCGCGGCCCAGGCCGCAACTCTCGTTGTGGGATGCCGCTTCGATCATCGTTGGCATCATCATCGGCTCGGGCATTTTTCAATCGACGCCGACGGTGGCCCGCAGCGTGCCGAGCGAAGCGGCGCTGATGCTCGTCTGGGCGCTCGGCGGGCTGTTCGCCCTGGCCGGGGCGCTCTGCTACGCCGAGTTGTCCACTGCCTGGACCGCCGAGGGGGGCGATCTGGTTTACCTGTCGCGCGGCTATGGCTCGTGGGCGGGTTTCATTTTTGCCTGGGCGCAATTGTGGATCATTCGGCCCGGCTCGGTCGGCGTGCTGGCCACCGTGTTCGCCAACTATGCCCAAGAGCTGTGGAACCTGGGCGACTCTGGCATGCTGATCTACGCGCTCGGCTCGACGTTGTCGCTGACCGTGGTGAATTTGTTCGGCTTGCGCCGCGGCGCGTGGACGCAGAATGTGTTGTCGGCCGCCAAGATCATCGGGCTGTTGGCCGTCGTGGTCTTGGGTTTGCTGACACCGGCGCAACCTCACGATCCCCAAGTCTCCCAGCTCATCGCGCGGGATATTTCGACCAACTGGGCGCTGGCCCTGATCTTCGTCCTGTTCGCCTATAGCGGCTGGCACGAAATGCCGATCGTGGCGGCCGAGGTTCGCGATCCCAAGCACAATCTGTTCCGCGCGCTGCTGCTGGGCACCGCGTCGGTCGCGGCGATCTATTTGCTGGTCAACTACGCAATGGTCCACGCGCTCGGGCTGGAAGGCCTGGGTAAAAGTCACGTGCCGGCCGCCGATGTCGCGGCACTGACACTCGGCGACTTTGGCCGGCGGTTCGTGGCCGTGCTGGTCTGCGTGTCGACGCTCGGCGCGTTGAACGGCATGACGTTGACCGGCTCGCGGCTGTACTACGCGCTTGGTTGCCGACACGCGCGGTTTGCCTGGCTCGGCCGGTGGGACGAGCGGCGCGACGCGCCGACCGCCGCTCTGGCGCTCGAAGCCATCCTGTCGACGAGCGTGATCGTCGTCATGTGGTGGGTCTACGCGGCCAGCGGCGAGATGTTCGACAAGCTCGTGGCCTTCACCGCGCCGATTTATTGGCTGTTTCTGGCCGCGTCGATCAGCTCGTTGTTCGTCCTCCGAGTGCGCGAGCCCGACACGCCGCGGCCGTTCCGCGTGCCGTTGTACCCTGTCTTGCCGCTGGTCGTCTGTCTGGTGTGCGCATACATGGTCTACGCTGGCGTCGACTATGCCTGGGCCAATTGGTCGTGGGAGTCGGCCTGGTCGCTGTTCATTCTGAGCGTCGGGGCCGTGCTCGCCTGGCTGGATCGTGGTCGCGCCGCGCCGCTGGAAGGAGCGACCGATCGATGAGCGTCGCGCAAATGATCTTGTTGGCACTGGTCTCGTTCGTGGCCGGCGCGATCAACTCGGTGGCTGGCGGCGGCACCCTGCTGACGTTTCCGGCCCTGGCCGCGGCGCTGGCCGTGGCTCGCCAGCTCTCGCCCGCCGATGCCAAGGTGGCGGCTAACGCGACCAGCACCGTGGCGCTGTTCCCCGCCTCGGTGGCCGCCTTGTGGGGCTATCGACGCCAGTGGCCGGCCGCGCGCGGCTGGGTTCCTTGGCTGATTGGGCCGAGCTTGCTGGGGGGCTTGATCGGCGCGCTGTTGTTGATCGAGCTGCCGTCGAAGGTGTTCGACGCGCTGGTCCCCTGGCTGATCCTGACAGCGGCGTCGCTGTTTGCGCTGCAGCCGGTGATTGCGCGAGCGATGGGCATCGGCGCGGCCCACGACGCGCCGACCCGCGGGCGGGTGCTGGCGATCATGGGGTTTCAACTCCTGGTGGCGATCTACGGCGGCTACTTCGGCGCCGGGATCGGCATTCTGATGCTCAGCGCGCTGGCGATGATGGGGCTGCCTGACATTCACGTGATGAACGCGCTGAAGAACCTGCTCGGCTCGTGCATCAACGGCGTGGCCGTCGTGGTGTTTATCATGTCGGGACAGATCGACTGGCCGATTGCTGGCCTGATGGCCGTCGCGTCGATGACCGGCGGTTATTGCGGGGCGCTGATGGCCCAGCGGACCAACAAGAACCTGATCCGTTGGATCGTGATCGCCATCGGGTACACCCTGGCCACGTGGTACCTCTGGCAGGAGTTTGGGGAGAAGAGGGGCTAGGGGCTAGAGAAATCGGCCAATAGACCCCTGTCTAACTACGCTAAGCTCGGCACGAGTGCATGATCTCATCGTAAATCTTAAGCGAGCCGTGGTCTCAAGCCGTCGAAAGCTCGTGTTTCTCATGCTAATGACTGGGTTATTGACCGTTAGATGGATTCTGATTTCCGTAGTTGCGATAGTGCCCCACCCCCCGGTTCTCCACCAGATCGGCGAATCCAAGGGATTCGCGTAGCAAATCCCTGCGACTAAACGGCTTAACATGCCTGCCACTGGACGCTCCCTACGCCCCGGCCGCTTGTCAAGCTGGCCCCGAACCGGTAACCTCGAAGGTTCGTATCAAAGACGCAAACTGTCCGTGCGACCGGCTCTACGTATGCGCCTGGCCGTGAACACCGATCTAAGTCGGTGACCGGCCGGGGTGAGTCGGCGTTTTGGCCCACCCATCGATCCTCTTCTCCCAGTCAAACGCCATGATCGCCGGTGTCCCGGCCGCCGAGCGGCCCGACCAGCAACGGATCGTCATCACCGGCATCGGCCTGACTGCGCCCAATGGCAACAAT encodes the following:
- a CDS encoding sugar phosphate isomerase/epimerase produces the protein MKSAVTISLVNEARGGPFVFWDDLPGACRVARELGFDAIELFAPGPDAVEPATLRRLLDEYGLKLAAVGTGAGWVKHKLNLCLPDAEARRKAAAFIRSMIDYGGSFGAPAIIGSMQGCWGDTIDAATAHGWLAEALHDLAEHARKYGVPLVYEPLNRYETNMATTVEQGLQVISRARTDNLVLLADLFHMNIEEVDIAAALRAGGSKIGHVHFVDTNRRAAGLGHMEYAPIIAALRSIDYQGYLSAEVLSWPDATGAAMQTMVAFNKLLVAGS
- a CDS encoding RbsD/FucU family protein, giving the protein MLKHKLIHPQLNEILGRAGHHSKVLIADGHYPASSKRGPNAELVSLNLMPGVVTCTQVLEAILSAVAVEEINTMMYELEGPYALKSDPPVWDEYRAVIKREKLGVELRPIEKWSFYDAVATPDHVLTVQTADLQRYANVLLTIGVRMN
- a CDS encoding TIGR03067 domain-containing protein, whose protein sequence is MHFARARWVFALILGLFVSAFAVLAAADDAKALKPGDKVTFERAGQKETGEFIEYTKPGWLRLKVINKQGKEITISVPPEKVDGQGGAKVRVERPRPDRSATDKPATPQNPDGAPAERPGRPMVGPGGRPGFGPGMRPGFGPLGRGALPPGGAPTVGAAKPTSEPFNGDAIPKAGDELAGDRLALQGAWEPLVAQVDGKIMPNADLYKFKVNFSPLEITWTLSEFRFSVDASSSPKRIKIWDAKNPIKNGRKGIYELDEGALKICLNSSIDDPWPQQFDNVEGSRFIYLICKRAGAAPAVASASSSPPPAAALRAATPAERQAINTFVERAANLLDAEKYDEFVELAIPAALVKGATADGRQQQMGFLKEVREKMAITLRALKNIDPRMNEGGTVATFDASKVTTGIPAPSIKLELIDGRWCLGK
- a CDS encoding amidohydrolase family protein, whose translation is MLDSHQHFWQLSQPFNYAWLRAPELAPICRDFLPEDILPHLRVTGIARSIFVQTQHDLAENRWVLGLAERYDFVAGVVGWVDLASPACADQLAEFRAHPKFVGVRHVTQDEPDDDFIIRPDVLRGLRVLERAGVPFDLLFYVKHLKHAATVARHVPTLPLVIDHLAKPRVREHALDDWLPAFRAAAACPNVYCKLSGLVTEAAWHAWTVADLQPYVAAALALFGPERLMFGSDWPVCELSASYEEVFASMRQALAPLSAAEREQIFGGTAAKFYRLPA
- a CDS encoding alpha/beta hydrolase, with protein sequence MSRAPFVWTAALLFAAPSLTLAQLPNDPSAPKIPRGGVPPLPGEILRPAMREPVTLFDVTTAGGIELWPGKAPSETGKIEPEKLSVGRPGQPPERVENVTQPTITIYAPPAEWRNGAAIIVAPGGGYRMLAWNKEGVEIAQWANSLGMVAAVLKYRVPRREGQPEAGPPLQPLQDAQRALSLLRAHASKLQIDPTKIGMIGFSAGGSLAANLSCNYAHRAYESIDDSDRSSCRPDFAALIYGGGIVDKATGKLGAQFKVDKQTPPMFFAVAGDDLSAADNSIQLYQAVRAEKLPAELHVYSRGGHGFGMRAVPGTAAATWPAACEQWLRDIAVLPAPSAASK
- a CDS encoding amino acid permease: MNQPAETTARPRPQLSLWDAASIIVGIIIGSGIFQSTPTVARSVPSEAALMLVWALGGLFALAGALCYAELSTAWTAEGGDLVYLSRGYGSWAGFIFAWAQLWIIRPGSVGVLATVFANYAQELWNLGDSGMLIYALGSTLSLTVVNLFGLRRGAWTQNVLSAAKIIGLLAVVVLGLLTPAQPHDPQVSQLIARDISTNWALALIFVLFAYSGWHEMPIVAAEVRDPKHNLFRALLLGTASVAAIYLLVNYAMVHALGLEGLGKSHVPAADVAALTLGDFGRRFVAVLVCVSTLGALNGMTLTGSRLYYALGCRHARFAWLGRWDERRDAPTAALALEAILSTSVIVVMWWVYAASGEMFDKLVAFTAPIYWLFLAASISSLFVLRVREPDTPRPFRVPLYPVLPLVVCLVCAYMVYAGVDYAWANWSWESAWSLFILSVGAVLAWLDRGRAAPLEGATDR
- a CDS encoding sulfite exporter TauE/SafE family protein: MSVAQMILLALVSFVAGAINSVAGGGTLLTFPALAAALAVARQLSPADAKVAANATSTVALFPASVAALWGYRRQWPAARGWVPWLIGPSLLGGLIGALLLIELPSKVFDALVPWLILTAASLFALQPVIARAMGIGAAHDAPTRGRVLAIMGFQLLVAIYGGYFGAGIGILMLSALAMMGLPDIHVMNALKNLLGSCINGVAVVVFIMSGQIDWPIAGLMAVASMTGGYCGALMAQRTNKNLIRWIVIAIGYTLATWYLWQEFGEKRG